One Chloroflexota bacterium genomic window carries:
- a CDS encoding MFS transporter: protein MPDRVSEPLAPARRGGIFWGWWIVIGAIVGQFAAMGSGGAIAGVFLRPMTSDLGWAAAEYTLGGSTAFLVGGIAGFIVGPLVDRFGARPLMLIGACIYAMSFFLMSQISALWQFVALSMLAGGAGFAMIGTLVVNSTLAKWFVVRRGWAIALGSSGISLAGLIMPVSMTGIVDWVGWRDAYVVLAAVMFAIIVPAALVMRRRPEDYGLLPDGADPRAWARAGAELAAAQARDAENSLSRGQALRTSAIWLLIVGYGCNTLALTAVLVHAIPFLTDHGFARTEAALAIAVNGGANLSSKFVWGFLLQRIHVRKLSATALCTSATGVALMLLSAQAGSLGLMFVAFSFWGFGFGGSVPLSEFIWAKYFGRVHIGAVRGVGAPFTVALGAVGPVLAGLYFDAIGSYTGAFVAFAGVYLVGATAIFVSREPQPRPGPAAESGD, encoded by the coding sequence ATGCCCGATCGCGTTTCTGAGCCCCTCGCGCCCGCACGCAGGGGCGGAATCTTCTGGGGCTGGTGGATTGTGATCGGGGCGATCGTGGGCCAGTTTGCGGCCATGGGTAGCGGCGGGGCAATCGCCGGAGTCTTCCTGCGCCCGATGACCTCCGACCTTGGCTGGGCCGCGGCCGAATACACGCTGGGCGGTTCGACCGCATTCCTGGTTGGCGGAATTGCCGGTTTCATTGTCGGTCCCCTAGTCGACCGCTTCGGCGCCCGCCCGCTCATGCTCATCGGCGCCTGCATCTACGCGATGTCGTTCTTTCTCATGTCCCAGATAAGCGCGCTCTGGCAATTCGTGGCCCTGTCGATGCTGGCCGGTGGAGCCGGATTCGCGATGATCGGGACCCTGGTCGTCAATTCGACGCTCGCCAAGTGGTTCGTGGTGCGGCGCGGCTGGGCGATCGCGCTGGGCTCGTCGGGAATTTCGCTCGCCGGGCTGATCATGCCCGTTTCGATGACCGGCATCGTCGACTGGGTCGGCTGGCGCGACGCCTACGTGGTACTGGCGGCGGTGATGTTTGCGATCATCGTGCCGGCCGCCCTGGTGATGCGACGCCGCCCCGAGGATTACGGGCTATTGCCGGACGGCGCCGATCCGCGGGCCTGGGCGCGGGCGGGTGCCGAACTTGCAGCGGCGCAGGCTCGCGACGCCGAGAACTCGCTCTCCCGCGGCCAGGCCCTGCGCACCAGCGCAATCTGGTTGCTGATCGTCGGTTACGGGTGCAACACGCTGGCCCTGACCGCGGTGCTGGTGCATGCTATCCCTTTCCTTACCGATCACGGATTCGCGCGCACCGAAGCGGCATTGGCGATCGCCGTCAACGGGGGAGCCAATCTGAGCTCGAAGTTCGTGTGGGGCTTCCTGCTGCAGCGGATCCACGTGCGCAAACTCTCGGCGACGGCGCTCTGCACCTCGGCGACGGGCGTCGCCCTGATGCTCCTTTCGGCCCAGGCCGGCTCGCTGGGACTCATGTTCGTAGCGTTCAGTTTCTGGGGATTCGGATTCGGCGGCTCCGTGCCGCTCAGCGAATTCATATGGGCCAAGTACTTCGGGCGCGTGCACATTGGGGCGGTGCGCGGCGTGGGGGCACCATTTACGGTCGCGCTGGGTGCGGTCGGGCCGGTGCTGGCTGGGCTGTACTTTGATGCGATCGGATCGTACACCGGCGCATTTGTGGCGTTCGCGGGCGTGTATCTGGTAGGTGCGACCGCGATATTCGTCTCCCGCGAACCGCAACCGCGGCCGGGTCCGGCCGCGGAGTCTGGGGATTAG
- a CDS encoding type II toxin-antitoxin system VapC family toxin — protein MRGIGAALIERIAFVSLNDRVLARALEPYPGATAVRTVDAFHLATCDYLSGRGQRISLASYDLRLLDAAGAIGIPAFDLNPALP, from the coding sequence TTGCGGGGAATCGGCGCGGCTCTGATCGAGAGAATCGCGTTCGTCAGCCTGAACGACCGGGTACTGGCCCGCGCGCTGGAGCCATACCCCGGGGCAACGGCAGTGAGGACGGTGGACGCATTTCACCTTGCGACGTGCGATTACCTCTCTGGGCGCGGCCAGCGGATTTCGCTGGCAAGCTACGATCTGCGATTGCTCGACGCTGCCGGCGCCATCGGCATTCCAGCATTCGATTTGAATCCGGCGCTGCCTTGA
- a CDS encoding prevent-host-death protein, which translates to MRSVGIKTLNSRLSEYVRLAASGETVLVTDRDRIVAELGPPLKTRSPMLADALLAEAVRAGDITPPLLPATTAPPRPAAVMKFDEVMAELDETRGNR; encoded by the coding sequence ATGAGGTCGGTAGGGATAAAAACACTCAACAGTCGCCTAAGCGAATATGTTCGGCTCGCCGCCAGCGGCGAAACGGTGCTGGTCACTGACCGGGATCGCATAGTTGCCGAACTTGGTCCGCCGCTGAAAACGCGCAGCCCAATGCTGGCGGACGCGCTCCTGGCCGAAGCTGTGCGGGCCGGCGATATCACTCCTCCGCTGCTGCCCGCAACTACGGCACCGCCAAGGCCTGCGGCTGTTATGAAATTTGACGAGGTCATGGCCGAATTGGATGAGACGCGCGGCAACCGTTGA
- a CDS encoding pyridoxal phosphate-dependent aminotransferase — MGRLGTESAFEVLARAKALEATGREVIHLQIGEPDFDTPDNIVEAGIKALRDGYTHYGPAHGLPELREAIAANSLERRGIEHAPDQVLVTPGAKPVMFYVILALCQPGDEVIYPNPGFPIYESMIKFVGARPVPMPLLAKNNFRVDVDRFTADLTDRTRLVILNSPGNPTGGAFTGEDMAAMADLLADRDVIILADEIYKDIIYDQRFHSITQFGDLARKTVILDGFSKSYAMTGWRLGYALGPRDLIDAMAQLQVNAVSCTAGFVQMAGVEALNGPQDSVHAMVEEFRARRDIVVELLNGIEGVHCPRPEGAFYAFPEFGPDAGELADRLLNEAGVAVLGGSAFGEFGSTGMRVSFANSRENLRAALAKVKELVESG, encoded by the coding sequence ATGGGCAGGCTGGGAACCGAGTCCGCATTCGAGGTGCTCGCGCGGGCCAAGGCCTTGGAAGCCACCGGCCGGGAAGTAATCCACCTGCAGATCGGCGAGCCCGATTTCGATACCCCCGACAACATCGTTGAGGCCGGGATCAAGGCGCTGCGTGACGGGTACACCCATTACGGACCGGCGCACGGATTGCCGGAGCTGCGCGAGGCCATCGCCGCCAATTCGCTGGAACGTCGCGGAATCGAGCATGCCCCCGATCAAGTTCTGGTCACCCCCGGGGCCAAACCGGTGATGTTCTACGTGATCCTGGCTCTTTGCCAGCCGGGCGACGAGGTCATTTACCCGAACCCCGGATTTCCGATATACGAATCGATGATCAAGTTCGTGGGCGCGCGCCCGGTTCCCATGCCGCTGCTGGCCAAGAACAACTTCCGGGTCGACGTAGATCGATTCACGGCCGACCTTACGGATCGAACCCGGCTGGTGATCCTGAATTCGCCCGGCAACCCGACCGGGGGCGCTTTCACCGGTGAGGACATGGCCGCGATGGCCGATCTGCTGGCCGACCGCGACGTGATCATCCTGGCAGATGAGATCTACAAGGACATCATCTACGACCAGCGATTCCATTCGATAACCCAATTCGGCGACCTGGCCCGCAAGACCGTCATATTGGATGGTTTTTCAAAGTCCTACGCCATGACCGGTTGGCGATTGGGGTACGCGCTCGGTCCCCGGGACCTGATTGATGCGATGGCCCAGTTGCAGGTGAACGCGGTGAGCTGCACCGCCGGGTTCGTCCAGATGGCCGGCGTCGAAGCGCTCAACGGGCCGCAGGACTCGGTGCATGCGATGGTTGAAGAATTCCGCGCTCGGCGCGACATCGTGGTAGAGCTGCTCAACGGAATCGAAGGGGTTCACTGCCCACGTCCGGAGGGCGCTTTCTACGCTTTTCCGGAATTCGGTCCGGATGCCGGCGAACTGGCGGACCGGCTGCTCAACGAGGCCGGCGTGGCGGTTCTGGGCGGGTCGGCATTCGGCGAATTCGGCTCCACCGGAATGCGCGTCTCCTTTGCAAATTCCCGCGAAAACCTGCGCGCCGCCCTGGCGAAAGTCAAAGAATTGGTCGAATCCGGCTGA